A region from the Benincasa hispida cultivar B227 chromosome 12, ASM972705v1, whole genome shotgun sequence genome encodes:
- the LOC120067562 gene encoding protein O-glucosyltransferase 1-like: MQRFPISTLIFRPSRRPIWQPSLPKRSVAVAVPAAAVFLLAALSVAVIISSARLQSTLFSTNFLGNQTEKISPKIPKKSIKYYPLDCSSSSTTNQTQNFACRKNYPTQFEPESNDHSGRPICPEYFRWIHEDLRPWAAGGITREMVEKGKATAHFRLAVVGGRVYVEHYKKSIQTRDLFTIWGILQLLRKYPGRVPDLELMFDCDDRPVVKSADYQTAEMETAGPPPLFRYCGDEKTLDIVFPDWSFWGWEEINIRPWEKLLKELKKGNEKWKWMEREGFAYWKGNPYVADTRQDLLKCNLSQQNDWNARLYIQDWILESQQGYKQSNLASQCTHRYKIYIEGYAWSVSEKYILACDSVTLLIKPNFYDFFTRSLQPLHHYWPVSDDHKCKSIKFAVHWGNSHKQKAQAIGKAASDFIQQDLKMENVYDYMFHLLNQYAKLLRFRPGIPTGAVEVCSETMACPRDGMEKKFMKESMVKTPSLTIPCSMPPPFDTPSLQRLYRRNANLIRQVEKWEDEFWNRNKP; the protein is encoded by the exons ATGCAGAGATttccaatttcaactttaattttCCGACCTTCTCGGAGACCCATTTGGCAGCCGTCTCTTCCAAAACGCTCCGTCGCCGTCGCAGTTCCGGCCGCCGCCGTCTTCCTCCTCGCCGCCCTCTCCGTCGCCGTCATAATTTCCTCCGCTCGCCTCCAATCC ACTCTGTTTTCCACTAACTTTCTCGGGAACCAAACAGAAAAAATCTCACCAAAAATCCccaaaaaatcaatcaaatattACCCACTTGACTGTTCTTCATCTTCCACCACAAACCAAACCCAGAATTTCGCTTGCCGGAAAAATTACCCGACCCAATTCGAACCTGAATCCAACGACCATTCGGGTCGGCCCATTTGCCCTGAGTACTTCCGATGGATCCACGAGGATTTGCGGCCGTGGGCAGCGGGTGGAATCACGAGGGAGATGGTGGAGAAAGGGAAGGCCACAGCGCATTTCCGGCTGGCGGTGGTCGGCGGGAGAGTCTACGTGGAGCACTATAAGAAGTCGATTCAAACGAGGGATTTGTTTACGATTTGGGGGATTTTGCAGCTTTTGAGAAAGTACCCAGGACGAGTCCCTGATTTGGAGCTGATGTTTGACTGTGATGACCGGCCGGTGGTTAAATCGGCCGATTACCAGACTGCGGAGATGGAGACGGCGGGGCCGCCGCCGTTGTTCCGGTATTGCGGGGATGAGAAGACGTTGGATATTGTGTTCCCAGACTGGTCCTTCTGGGGATG GGAAGAGATAAATATAAGGCCATGGGAAAAGTTgttgaaagaattgaaaaaagggaatgaaaaatggaaatggATGGAAAGGGAAGGTTTTGCTTATTGGAAAGGAAACCCTTATGTGGCTGACACAAGACAAGATCTCCTCAAATGCAACCTTTCCCAACAAAATGATTGGAATGCTCGCCTCTATATTCAG GATTGGATTCTAGAGTCTCAACAAGGTTATAAGCAATCGAACTTGGCAAGTCAATGCACTCATAG GTACAAGATCTACATAGAAGGATATGCATGGTCGGTGAGTGAAAAATACATATTGGCATGTGATTCAGTGACATTGCTTATAAAGCCCAATTTCTATGATTTCTTCACTAGATCTTTACAGCCACTACACCATTATTGGCCTGTTAGTGATGACCATAAGTGCAAATCCATCAAGTTTGCTGTCCATTGGGGCAATTCCCACAAACAAAAG GCACAAGCTATAGGAAAAGCAGCAAGTGACTTCATCCAACAAGACTTAAAGATGGAAAATGTGTATGACTACAtgtttcatctcctcaaccaaTACGCCAAGCTCCTTCGATTTCGACCCGGAATCCCGACAGGCGCCGTGGAAGTTTGCTCCGAGACGATGGCTTGCCCGAGGGACGGGATGGAGAAGAAGTTCATGAAGGAATCAATGGTGAAAACTCCCTCTCTCACCATCCCTTGCTCCATGCCACCGCCCTTTGATACCCCTTCTCTCCAAAGGCTTTATAGAAGAAATGCCAACCTAATAAGGCAAGTGGAGAAATGGGAAGATGAGTTTTGGAATAGAAATAAACCTTAA